TGTTGCTGCTCCCGTGATTGGTTTTTTGTTATTTATGGCATATCCAATTATTTTTGCCTTTTTTACTAGTCTTACAACATGGAATGGGGCAAAAGGACTTGCCGGGATGTTGGACAGGTTTTGTGGATTTGATAACTATATAAAGTTATTTGGCGATGCAAAGTTCTGGAAAACTTTACTGACAACAACGATTTACTTAATCGGAATTCCAATTGGTATGATTTTAGGTTTGTTACTAGCAATGGGAATGAATCGTAAAATTCCCGGAGTGAGAGTGCTACGTACGATGTACTATGTTCCAGTAATCTCATCCCTGGTTGCAGTATCGATTCTGTGGGCATGGGTTTACAATTATGATTATGGTTTATTGAATGTGATAATAAAGAGCCTGACAGGATTACATGGACCGAACTGGTTAGGTGATGAAGTATTAATTAAGGTCTCGATGATTATTTTCATGGTGTGGAAGGGACTAGGTACTTCAATCATCTTGTATCTTGCAGGTCTTCAAAATATACCTCGTTCTTATTATGAGGCCGCTATGGTGGATGGTGCCAACGGATTTCAGAAATTTAAAAACATTACATTACCGTTATTGTCTCCGGTTACCTTTTATATCATGATTACAACCTTAATCGGTGGTTTCCAGGTATTCGTAGAGGTTCAGGTTATGACAACAAACGGTGGTATTGGCTACAGTGCAGCGACGATGGTTTACTACTTGTATCAGAAAGCATTCGAAAGCTATCAGCTTGGTTATGCAAGTGCAATCGCAATTATTCTGGCATTAATCATCTTTGTGATTACCGCAATTAATTTCTGGGGTCAGGATAAATGGGTTAAAACCATAGACTAGGAGGAATATCATGGCTAAAAAAAATAAAGATATCGCTTCATCTGCCGTTGTAACGAAGAAGGAGAAGACTATTAATATCATCGTTTTTATACTGCTTTTATGCGGCGCTTTTATCATGGTTTTTCCCTTCTTTTACATGGTGATGACGTCATTTATGACGAAAAATCAGATATTATCGGGTCAGTTAAGGATAATTCCGAACCCATGGGTTTGGGGAAAATATAAGGAAGTACTTAATAAAGGTAATTTTATCGCCGGAATATTAAATACGATTAAGGTGGAAATCCCCGTATTGCTGATTGGTGGTTTTACCTCATCTTTAGCGGCATTTTCTTTTGCGAAAATGAACTTCCGTGGAAAAAATGCTATTTTCCTCTTGTTACTGGCAACTATCATGATACCCTTTGCCGTTATCATGATACCCCAATATGTTATGTTCACAAGATTAAAATGGACGGATAGTCTGCTACCGCTCATCATTCCGGCATGCTTTGGTAATATAAGTATGATATTCTTCTTGCGCCAAAATCTCGGAAGTATTCCGAATGAATTAATGGATGCTGCCAAGCTGGATGGCTGCGGCTTCTTCAGAACCTTTTTACAGATTTTCTTCCCTTTGATGAAAGGCGCAGTTGGAACTCAGCTCACATTATGGTTTATGGGTATTTGGAATGATTATCTGGCTCCCACTATTTTCTTACGTAGTGAAGCAAACTGGACATTACAGGTAGTAATCCGTTCATTTAACACATAT
The nucleotide sequence above comes from Variimorphobacter saccharofermentans. Encoded proteins:
- a CDS encoding carbohydrate ABC transporter permease, with the translated sequence MNNVSGKRKKMKLSAMAKREEKWALIFVAAPVIGFLLFMAYPIIFAFFTSLTTWNGAKGLAGMLDRFCGFDNYIKLFGDAKFWKTLLTTTIYLIGIPIGMILGLLLAMGMNRKIPGVRVLRTMYYVPVISSLVAVSILWAWVYNYDYGLLNVIIKSLTGLHGPNWLGDEVLIKVSMIIFMVWKGLGTSIILYLAGLQNIPRSYYEAAMVDGANGFQKFKNITLPLLSPVTFYIMITTLIGGFQVFVEVQVMTTNGGIGYSAATMVYYLYQKAFESYQLGYASAIAIILALIIFVITAINFWGQDKWVKTID
- a CDS encoding carbohydrate ABC transporter permease, encoding MAKKNKDIASSAVVTKKEKTINIIVFILLLCGAFIMVFPFFYMVMTSFMTKNQILSGQLRIIPNPWVWGKYKEVLNKGNFIAGILNTIKVEIPVLLIGGFTSSLAAFSFAKMNFRGKNAIFLLLLATIMIPFAVIMIPQYVMFTRLKWTDSLLPLIIPACFGNISMIFFLRQNLGSIPNELMDAAKLDGCGFFRTFLQIFFPLMKGAVGTQLTLWFMGIWNDYLAPTIFLRSEANWTLQVVIRSFNTYYAIQSDYALIMAASVIAMIPTIILFFCFQKVIIESVAISGIK